The Terriglobia bacterium genome contains a region encoding:
- a CDS encoding tetratricopeptide repeat protein produces the protein MSHRSKKRVPAAAPAAALPAPTPWWQRDWFLGLALLAVTTIAYMPAWNGQAIWDDDGHLTKPALQSLTGLVRIWIEPGAAQQYYPLVHSLFWLEYHLWGYAPLGYHLINILLHVLSAFLLVRILRQLEVPGAWLAAALFALHPVQVESVAWMSELKNTLSGVFYLGAGLVYLLFIQRRSSRLYALALGLFALGLASKSVIATLPAAILVILWWKRGKLSWKDDVAPLVPFFAISVVFGTFTAWMEHKFIGAKGSDFNFNLVERTLIAGRAVWFYLAKLAWPQTLIFIYPRWEIRQTIWWLYLFPAAVLAAVAGLWLLRRRSRAPLAVFLLFVGTLVPALGFVNIYPFLFSFVADHFQYLACIAPLTLAAAGVAKALPLLKSRRWIAEWGCGAVLAVLAILTWQQSAMYADMKTLWETTIARNPDCWMAYSNRGFGLLQEGKLDDAIADFKAALNVKPDYAYAHNNLGMALMQEGHDDEAVPHFQKALEVKPDYAEPYGNLGVILYGRGKVDEAIIDFQKAEQINPDYPDAYFNLGIAFTTKNNFDAAIAQFQKSLQLKPADPEAYRGMGLAFAGKGDTADAIAQFNKALSLKPDYALVLQDLRNIYAKTRGRE, from the coding sequence ATGAGCCACCGATCGAAGAAGCGAGTTCCCGCCGCAGCTCCTGCCGCTGCACTTCCGGCCCCCACTCCCTGGTGGCAACGGGATTGGTTTCTGGGGCTGGCGCTCCTCGCCGTCACCACCATTGCCTATATGCCCGCCTGGAACGGCCAGGCAATCTGGGATGACGACGGGCACCTCACCAAACCGGCATTGCAATCGCTTACCGGCCTGGTCCGGATCTGGATCGAGCCGGGAGCCGCACAGCAGTACTACCCTCTGGTTCACAGCCTTTTCTGGCTCGAATACCACCTCTGGGGCTATGCGCCGCTTGGGTATCACCTAATCAATATCCTTCTTCATGTGCTCTCCGCTTTTCTCCTGGTTCGAATCCTCCGCCAACTCGAAGTGCCCGGAGCCTGGCTGGCCGCGGCGCTGTTTGCTCTGCATCCCGTCCAGGTCGAGTCGGTGGCATGGATGTCCGAACTCAAGAACACATTGTCGGGGGTTTTCTACCTCGGCGCAGGACTGGTTTATCTCCTCTTTATACAGCGGCGGAGTTCCAGACTCTATGCGTTGGCGCTCGGGCTTTTCGCGCTCGGGTTGGCATCCAAGTCGGTGATCGCCACTTTGCCCGCAGCCATCCTCGTGATCCTCTGGTGGAAACGCGGAAAGCTCTCGTGGAAAGACGATGTAGCGCCGCTGGTGCCGTTCTTTGCCATCTCGGTGGTTTTCGGAACCTTTACCGCATGGATGGAGCATAAATTCATCGGAGCCAAAGGTTCGGACTTTAACTTCAATCTGGTCGAGCGAACGCTCATTGCGGGCCGCGCCGTCTGGTTTTATCTGGCGAAGCTGGCGTGGCCGCAAACCTTGATCTTTATTTATCCGCGTTGGGAGATCCGTCAGACGATCTGGTGGCTCTACCTGTTTCCTGCCGCTGTCCTTGCGGCGGTCGCGGGATTGTGGTTGTTGCGAAGACGATCGCGCGCGCCGCTTGCCGTGTTTCTGCTGTTCGTCGGTACGCTGGTTCCGGCGCTGGGCTTCGTCAATATTTATCCTTTTTTGTTTTCCTTCGTGGCGGACCATTTCCAATACCTGGCTTGCATTGCTCCTTTGACGTTGGCCGCCGCCGGCGTTGCGAAGGCGCTTCCGTTGTTGAAGTCGAGGAGATGGATCGCGGAGTGGGGTTGCGGGGCTGTTCTGGCTGTGCTGGCGATCCTCACGTGGCAGCAATCCGCGATGTACGCGGATATGAAAACTCTGTGGGAAACGACCATCGCCCGGAATCCGGACTGCTGGATGGCTTACAGCAATCGCGGCTTCGGTCTGCTGCAGGAAGGGAAGCTTGACGACGCCATCGCCGACTTCAAAGCCGCATTGAATGTAAAACCGGATTACGCCTATGCGCACAACAATCTCGGAATGGCATTGATGCAGGAGGGACACGACGACGAAGCGGTTCCGCATTTCCAGAAAGCTCTCGAAGTGAAGCCGGATTACGCGGAACCTTACGGCAATCTCGGTGTCATTCTGTACGGCCGTGGGAAGGTGGACGAGGCCATCATCGATTTCCAGAAAGCGGAGCAGATCAATCCGGACTATCCGGATGCCTATTTCAATCTGGGCATCGCGTTTACGACAAAGAACAATTTCGATGCCGCGATCGCCCAATTTCAGAAAAGCCTGCAGCTCAAACCCGCCGATCCCGAAGCCTATCGGGGCATGGGCCTTGCTTTCGCCGGCAAAGGCGATACCGCCGATGCGATTGCTCAGTTCAATAAGGCGTTATCGTTGAAGCCTGATTACGCGCTGGTGCTCCAGGATCTTCGTAACATCTACGCAAAGACACGGGGGAGGGAATAG
- a CDS encoding fatty acid desaturase, with protein MSFQEQMARLHSDRRNVAILDMSITWAITAAAVYLLVRHPGPWSYAAVFVTIGLMQYRMVIACHEAVHKRLLFPLWLNETVGSIHCALIGINLMWYRRQHLGHHAAQDIGHDTDAYIYEPVLRTRPGIRRLAVWIFGTAREVIEKVQQKGFTVAATVEARGKARLLSLAIVAAQAVLLAASAIWLSWWYYFAFWFLPLGTIAIFMNRTRVLIEHGYPHVPGRRDVELREADVVTIDLSAGFLERFFIAPYMFNYHFTHHVAPSLPYYKNPELARLLEQHGKVRSTARPSYGQALRHVLWE; from the coding sequence ATGAGCTTCCAGGAACAAATGGCGCGGCTGCATAGCGATCGGCGCAATGTGGCTATTCTGGACATGTCCATCACATGGGCCATCACTGCCGCCGCCGTTTACCTGCTCGTCCGCCATCCTGGACCGTGGTCGTATGCCGCCGTGTTTGTCACCATCGGACTGATGCAGTACCGCATGGTGATCGCCTGCCACGAAGCTGTACATAAGAGGTTGCTCTTCCCTCTCTGGCTCAACGAGACGGTGGGCAGCATTCACTGCGCGCTGATCGGCATCAACCTGATGTGGTACCGCCGCCAGCATCTCGGACACCACGCCGCGCAGGACATCGGTCACGATACGGACGCCTACATCTACGAGCCGGTGCTGCGAACCCGGCCCGGCATCCGCCGTCTGGCCGTGTGGATTTTCGGAACGGCCCGAGAGGTCATTGAAAAAGTTCAACAGAAGGGCTTCACCGTTGCCGCAACCGTCGAGGCCCGGGGAAAAGCGCGCCTGCTTTCGCTCGCGATTGTCGCGGCCCAGGCTGTTCTGCTGGCCGCATCTGCCATCTGGCTTTCGTGGTGGTACTACTTCGCATTCTGGTTTCTGCCGCTGGGAACAATCGCGATTTTCATGAACCGGACACGGGTCCTCATCGAGCACGGCTATCCGCATGTACCTGGGCGGAGAGATGTGGAGTTGAGGGAGGCGGACGTCGTGACAATCGACCTGTCCGCCGGCTTCCTCGAACGGTTCTTCATCGCGCCCTACATGTTCAATTATCACTTCACGCATCATGTGGCGCCGTCGCTGCCGTACTACAAGAACCCGGAACTGGCCCGTCTTCTCGAGCAACATGGAAAAGTCAGATCCACGGCGCGGCCATCGTACGGACAGGCGCTCC